One Pseudomonas sp. AN-1 genomic region harbors:
- a CDS encoding NADP(H)-dependent aldo-keto reductase, producing the protein MIYRPLGTTGIQVSALALGSMTWGEQNSEAEGFAQIDRARAAGINFIDTAEMYPVPPRAETCGATETIIGNYFRRHGGREQWIIASKAAAPGNGITHIRGGRPHHDRANLVAAVDGSLRRLQTDYIDLYQLHWPDRQTNFFGQLGYQHDPDAHITPIEESLEVLDELVRSGKIRHIGLSNETPWGVHRFLLLAETRGWPRPVSIQNPYNLLNRSFEVGLAEMAIREQVGLLAYSPLAFGLLSGKYENGARPERARLTLFERFQRYNNPQARQAASAYVALAREHGVDPAQLALAWVTSRPFVTSNIIGATSLEQLDSNIASLDLQLGDELLAGIERIHTGQPNPAP; encoded by the coding sequence ATGATTTATCGCCCTCTCGGCACGACCGGCATCCAGGTCAGCGCGCTGGCGCTGGGCAGCATGACCTGGGGCGAGCAGAACAGCGAAGCCGAGGGCTTCGCGCAGATCGACCGCGCACGAGCCGCCGGGATCAACTTCATCGACACCGCGGAGATGTACCCGGTGCCGCCCAGGGCCGAGACCTGCGGCGCCACCGAGACCATCATCGGCAACTACTTCAGGCGCCATGGCGGCCGCGAGCAGTGGATCATCGCCAGCAAGGCGGCGGCGCCGGGCAACGGCATCACCCACATCCGCGGCGGCCGGCCGCACCACGACCGCGCCAACCTGGTCGCCGCCGTCGACGGCAGCCTGCGCCGCCTGCAGACCGACTACATCGACCTCTACCAGTTGCACTGGCCGGACCGGCAGACCAACTTCTTCGGCCAGCTCGGCTACCAGCACGACCCGGATGCGCACATCACGCCGATCGAGGAGTCGCTGGAGGTGCTCGACGAGCTGGTCAGGAGCGGCAAGATCCGCCACATCGGCCTGTCCAACGAGACGCCCTGGGGCGTGCACCGCTTCCTGCTGCTGGCCGAAACCCGCGGCTGGCCGCGCCCGGTGTCGATCCAGAACCCCTACAACCTGCTCAACCGCAGCTTCGAGGTGGGCCTGGCGGAGATGGCGATCCGCGAGCAGGTGGGCCTGCTGGCCTACTCGCCGCTGGCCTTCGGCCTGCTGTCCGGCAAGTACGAGAACGGCGCCCGGCCGGAGCGGGCGCGGCTGACCCTGTTCGAGCGCTTCCAGCGCTACAACAACCCGCAGGCGCGCCAGGCGGCCAGCGCCTACGTCGCCCTGGCCCGCGAGCACGGCGTCGACCCGGCGCAGCTGGCGCTGGCCTGGGTCACCAGCCGGCCGTTCGTCACCAGCAACATCATCGGCGCCACCAGTCTCGAGCAGCTGGACAGCAACATCGCCAGTCTCGACCTCCAGCTCGGCGACGAGCTGCTGGCCGGCATCGAGCGCATCCACACCGGACAACCCAACCCGGCGCCCTGA
- the siaA gene encoding biofilm regulation protein phosphatase SiaA (SiaB is a threonine kinase acting on SiaC; SiaA is the matching phosphatase.), producing the protein MAANWGLRSKSVLALLLACMLASIPAVLLGWRAMEEIRQHFGEAYARNFTLLHRERILAPVARELALARRFADSQLTRQWLLDEADPQRRARFFAEAEGYRRDFRDQSWFVIAEPSRSYYFVDAEAAAGAQPRYRLDPADPEDAWYFASVGGQATYNLNVNVDHKLGETKLWINVLVREGARVLGLAGTGLDLSDFLADFLVGRDNGVTPMILAPDGAIQAHPDRSRIAYSSGAGQATGAGLIFDLLGTPAEREALRAALRRAEAEPDGVQILHAPIDGQPRLLALSYIAPLRWHLLTAVDLHAARLLDQNWLWPLLGTLVVLLAALLLGFAYAMERLLLQPLRSLKQSAKAIAAGHYATSLPPARGDEIGELSAAFASMAAQVHRHTAELEGKVRERTRALEQANREMVAAHKQIDDSIDYASLIQRAILPDRQLSASLGERHFVLWQPRDVVGGDFYVYREGDGGCLLGVVDCAGHGVPGALMTMLARAAIDHAIAVAGVDDPAAILRETDRTVRGMLREEQVSRALATNMDAGLVWVDRSARRLRFAGAKIALYASDGHEVREYKGARRALADKRQGEYTNQDIELPSGWTFYLCTDGFLDQAGGEHGFGFGSRRFVDLLRSHAQRPLAEQAERFVARLEAYRGGHPQLDDITVLSFRFD; encoded by the coding sequence ATGGCGGCGAACTGGGGGCTGCGCAGCAAGTCGGTACTGGCCTTGCTGCTGGCATGCATGCTGGCTTCGATACCGGCGGTCCTGCTCGGCTGGCGGGCGATGGAGGAGATTCGCCAGCATTTCGGCGAGGCCTACGCGCGCAACTTCACCCTGCTGCACCGCGAGCGCATCCTCGCCCCGGTAGCCCGCGAGCTGGCCCTGGCGCGGCGCTTCGCCGACTCCCAGCTGACCCGCCAGTGGTTGCTCGACGAGGCCGACCCGCAGCGCCGCGCGCGCTTCTTCGCCGAGGCCGAGGGCTATCGGCGCGACTTCCGCGACCAGTCCTGGTTCGTCATCGCCGAGCCCAGCCGCAGCTACTATTTCGTCGACGCCGAGGCCGCGGCGGGCGCCCAGCCACGCTACCGGCTCGATCCCGCCGATCCGGAGGATGCCTGGTACTTCGCCAGCGTCGGCGGCCAGGCCACCTACAATCTCAACGTCAACGTCGACCACAAGCTGGGCGAGACCAAGCTGTGGATCAACGTGCTGGTGCGCGAGGGCGCCCGCGTGCTCGGTCTGGCCGGCACCGGTCTGGACCTGAGCGATTTCCTCGCCGATTTCCTGGTCGGCCGCGACAACGGGGTGACGCCGATGATCCTCGCCCCCGACGGCGCCATCCAGGCCCACCCGGACCGCTCGCGCATCGCCTACAGCTCGGGCGCCGGCCAGGCCACCGGAGCCGGCCTGATCTTCGATCTGCTCGGCACGCCGGCCGAGCGGGAGGCGCTGCGCGCGGCCCTGCGGCGCGCCGAGGCCGAGCCGGACGGGGTGCAGATCCTGCACGCGCCGATCGACGGCCAGCCGCGCCTGCTGGCGCTCAGCTACATCGCCCCGCTGCGCTGGCACCTGCTCACCGCGGTCGACCTGCACGCCGCACGCCTGCTCGACCAGAACTGGCTGTGGCCGCTGCTGGGCACCCTGGTGGTGCTGCTGGCCGCCCTGCTGCTGGGCTTCGCCTACGCGATGGAGCGCCTGCTGCTGCAGCCGCTGCGCAGCCTCAAGCAGTCGGCCAAGGCGATCGCTGCCGGCCACTACGCCACCAGCCTGCCGCCGGCGCGCGGCGACGAGATCGGCGAACTGTCGGCGGCCTTCGCCAGCATGGCGGCCCAGGTGCATCGGCACACCGCCGAGCTGGAGGGCAAGGTGCGCGAGCGCACCCGCGCCCTGGAGCAGGCCAACCGCGAGATGGTCGCCGCGCACAAGCAGATCGACGACTCCATCGACTACGCCAGCCTGATCCAGCGCGCCATCCTGCCCGACCGCCAGCTGTCCGCCTCGCTGGGCGAGCGTCACTTCGTGCTGTGGCAGCCGCGCGACGTGGTCGGCGGCGATTTCTACGTGTACCGCGAGGGCGATGGCGGCTGCCTGCTCGGCGTGGTCGACTGCGCCGGCCACGGCGTGCCCGGCGCCCTGATGACCATGCTGGCGCGGGCGGCGATCGACCATGCCATCGCGGTGGCCGGGGTCGACGACCCGGCGGCGATCCTGCGCGAGACCGACCGCACGGTGCGCGGCATGCTGCGCGAGGAGCAGGTGTCGCGGGCCCTGGCGACCAACATGGATGCCGGCCTGGTATGGGTCGACCGCAGCGCCCGGCGCCTGCGCTTCGCCGGGGCGAAGATCGCCCTGTACGCCAGCGACGGCCACGAGGTGCGCGAATACAAGGGCGCTCGCCGCGCCCTGGCCGACAAGCGCCAGGGCGAGTACACCAATCAGGACATCGAGCTGCCGTCGGGCTGGACCTTCTACCTGTGCACCGACGGCTTCCTCGACCAGGCCGGCGGCGAGCATGGCTTCGGCTTCGGCAGCCGGCGCTTCGTCGACCTGCTGCGCAGCCATGCCCAGCGTCCATTGGCCGAGCAGGCCGAGCGCTTCGTCGCCCGCCTCGAGGCCTACCGCGGCGGGCACCCGCAACTGGACGACATCACCGTGCTTTCCTTCCGTTTCGACTAG
- the siaB gene encoding biofilm regulation protein kinase SiaB: protein MDTHDLLAMRENYNRQRIMLCFNGPISRSLIEEIGNALRNYLAAEQAQPSAAMDVFAVYIEMTQNIRHYATRMHYSDQDASATVAIARDEDGRYVVSAGNLVEHADGLQLVEWVEGLAGLDKVQLKAAYKEQLRKPRDGESTSGAGLGLLDIARKSSRPLHASLREQTGGRAFFSLRAVI from the coding sequence ATGGACACACATGACCTGCTGGCCATGCGCGAGAACTACAATCGCCAGCGCATCATGCTCTGCTTCAACGGGCCGATCTCGCGCAGCCTGATCGAGGAGATCGGCAACGCCCTGCGCAACTACCTGGCGGCCGAACAGGCGCAGCCCTCGGCGGCGATGGACGTGTTCGCCGTTTACATCGAAATGACCCAGAATATCCGCCACTACGCCACCCGCATGCACTACAGCGATCAAGACGCCTCGGCCACCGTGGCCATCGCCCGCGACGAGGACGGCCGCTACGTGGTGTCGGCCGGCAATCTGGTGGAGCACGCCGACGGCCTGCAGCTGGTCGAGTGGGTCGAGGGCCTGGCCGGGCTGGACAAGGTGCAGCTCAAGGCCGCCTACAAGGAGCAGCTGCGCAAGCCGCGCGACGGCGAAAGCACCAGCGGTGCCGGCCTCGGCCTGCTCGACATCGCCCGCAAGTCGAGCCGGCCGCTGCACGCCTCGCTCCGCGAACAGACCGGCGGGCGCGCCTTCTTCAGCCTGCGCGCGGTGATCTGA
- the siaC gene encoding biofilm regulation phosphoprotein SiaC: MTVLNIHGTQSTPAIQGDWSAGVLAMQGDSYPENSFELFGQVIDWVERFLREEVRPLALELRLLYLNTSSIKALMDIFDLLEDAHRDGRPVSVNWYYDSRNERVAELAEEFREDCSFPFAILAHGE; this comes from the coding sequence ATGACTGTACTGAACATACACGGAACCCAGTCCACGCCGGCCATTCAGGGTGACTGGAGCGCTGGCGTGCTGGCCATGCAGGGCGATTCCTACCCGGAAAACTCCTTCGAGCTGTTCGGCCAGGTGATCGACTGGGTCGAGCGCTTCCTGCGCGAGGAGGTCCGCCCGCTGGCCCTCGAGCTGCGCCTGCTGTACCTCAACACCAGCTCGATCAAGGCGCTGATGGACATCTTCGACCTGCTCGAGGATGCCCATCGCGACGGCCGCCCGGTCAGCGTCAACTGGTACTACGACAGCCGCAACGAGCGGGTCGCCGAGCTGGCCGAGGAGTTCCGCGAGGACTGCAGCTTCCCCTTCGCCATCCTGGCCCACGGCGAGTAG
- the siaD gene encoding biofilm regulation diguanylate cyclase SiaD: MNSESELDLLVESLLSDPAYYGHPLREALARLQQQNLDQLSRLERIARISDGYQSLAREQNLSLSERYHRQLRQLEKVARISDRYQDMLRDLNQALKTASQRDVLTGLANRRLLMERLREEELRSQRSGHAFVLAMIDVDHFKLINDTWGHEVGDRALSEIARALQTSVRGCDLCGRWGGEEFLLLLPETVLADALPLIERLRGALRELRVMVGEQRLAITASFGVAEYRAPEGYSQVLNRADAALLEAKRSGRDRCMLAGEWEAGSAYRVI, translated from the coding sequence ATGAACAGCGAGAGCGAACTGGACCTGCTGGTCGAGAGCCTGCTGAGCGACCCCGCCTACTATGGCCACCCGCTGCGCGAGGCGCTGGCGCGCCTGCAGCAGCAGAACCTCGACCAGCTGTCGCGGCTCGAGCGCATCGCGCGGATTTCCGACGGTTACCAGTCGCTGGCGCGCGAGCAGAACCTCTCGCTGTCCGAACGCTACCACCGCCAGCTGCGCCAGCTGGAGAAGGTGGCGCGCATCTCCGACCGCTACCAGGACATGCTGCGCGACCTCAACCAGGCGCTGAAGACCGCCTCGCAGCGCGACGTGCTCACCGGGCTGGCCAACCGCCGCCTGCTGATGGAGCGCCTGCGCGAGGAGGAACTGCGCAGCCAGCGCAGCGGGCACGCCTTCGTGCTGGCGATGATCGACGTCGACCACTTCAAGCTGATCAATGACACCTGGGGACACGAGGTCGGCGACCGCGCCCTCAGCGAGATCGCCCGCGCCCTGCAGACCAGCGTGCGCGGCTGCGACCTGTGCGGGCGCTGGGGAGGCGAGGAGTTCCTGCTGTTGCTGCCGGAAACCGTGCTGGCCGACGCGTTGCCGCTGATCGAGCGGCTGCGCGGCGCCCTGCGCGAGCTGCGGGTGATGGTCGGCGAGCAGCGCCTGGCGATCACCGCCAGCTTCGGGGTGGCCGAGTACCGGGCTCCGGAAGGCTACTCGCAGGTGCTCAACCGCGCCGATGCGGCGCTGCTCGAGGCCAAGCGCAGCGGGCGCGACCGCTGCATGCTGGCAGGCGAGTGGGAGGCCGGCAGCGCCTATCGGGTGATCTGA
- the gabT gene encoding 4-aminobutyrate--2-oxoglutarate transaminase, whose product MSQTNASLLQRRQAAVARGVSQIHPIVAERAENATVWDVEGREYIDFAGGIAVLNTGHLHPKVVAAVQEQLTKLSHTCFQVLAYEPYIALCEEIAKRVPGDFAKKTLLVTSGSEAVENAVKIARAATGRAGVIAFTGAYHGRTMMTLSLTGKVVPYSAGMGLMPGGVFRALAPCELHGISEDDAIASIERIFKNDAQPQDIAAIIIEPVQGEGGFYVNSKAFMQRLRALCDQHGILLIADEVQTGAGRTGTFFATEQLGIVPDLTTFAKSVGGGFPISGVCGKAEIMDAVAPGGLGGTYAGSPIACAAALAVLEVFDEENLLERSQAVGERLKAGLREIQAKHKVIGDVRGLGSMVAIELFEDGDVHKPAAELVGKIVARARDKGLILLSCGTYYNVIRFLMPITIPDAQLDKGLAILAECFDELA is encoded by the coding sequence ATGAGCCAGACCAACGCCTCCCTGCTGCAACGCCGCCAAGCTGCCGTCGCCCGCGGCGTCAGCCAGATCCACCCGATCGTCGCCGAGCGCGCCGAGAACGCCACCGTGTGGGACGTCGAGGGCCGCGAGTACATCGACTTCGCCGGCGGCATCGCCGTGCTCAACACCGGCCACCTGCATCCGAAGGTGGTGGCCGCCGTCCAGGAGCAGCTGACCAAGCTGTCGCACACCTGCTTCCAGGTGCTGGCCTACGAGCCCTACATCGCCCTGTGCGAGGAAATCGCCAAGCGCGTGCCGGGCGATTTCGCCAAGAAGACCCTGCTGGTCACCTCCGGCTCCGAGGCCGTCGAGAACGCCGTGAAGATCGCCCGCGCCGCCACCGGCCGCGCCGGGGTGATCGCCTTCACCGGCGCCTACCACGGCCGCACCATGATGACCCTGTCGCTGACCGGCAAGGTGGTGCCCTACTCCGCCGGCATGGGCCTGATGCCGGGCGGCGTGTTCCGCGCCCTGGCGCCCTGCGAGCTGCACGGCATCAGCGAGGACGACGCCATCGCCAGCATCGAGCGCATCTTCAAGAACGATGCCCAGCCGCAGGACATCGCCGCGATCATCATCGAGCCGGTGCAGGGCGAGGGCGGTTTCTACGTCAACTCCAAGGCCTTCATGCAGCGCCTGCGCGCCCTGTGCGACCAGCACGGCATCCTGCTGATCGCCGACGAGGTGCAGACCGGCGCCGGCCGCACCGGCACCTTCTTCGCCACCGAGCAGCTGGGCATCGTCCCGGACCTGACCACCTTCGCCAAGTCCGTAGGCGGTGGCTTCCCGATCTCCGGCGTGTGCGGCAAGGCGGAAATCATGGACGCCGTCGCCCCCGGCGGCCTGGGCGGCACCTACGCCGGCAGCCCGATCGCCTGCGCCGCCGCCCTGGCCGTGCTCGAGGTGTTCGACGAGGAGAACCTGCTGGAGCGCTCCCAGGCCGTCGGCGAGCGCCTGAAGGCCGGCCTGCGCGAGATCCAGGCCAAGCACAAGGTCATCGGCGACGTGCGCGGCCTGGGTTCGATGGTCGCCATCGAGCTGTTCGAGGACGGCGACGTGCACAAGCCGGCCGCCGAACTGGTCGGCAAGATCGTCGCCCGCGCCCGCGACAAGGGCCTGATCCTGCTGTCCTGCGGCACCTACTACAACGTCATCCGCTTCCTGATGCCGATCACCATCCCGGACGCCCAGCTGGACAAGGGCCTGGCCATCCTCGCCGAGTGCTTCGACGAACTGGCCTGA
- the gabD gene encoding NADP-dependent succinate-semialdehyde dehydrogenase, whose translation MELKDPSLFRQQAYVNGHWCEADSGARTDIFNPASGEKLGSVPNMGRAETRRAIEAARVAQPAWRKLTAKERAARLRQWYELILANQEDLAQIMTAEQGKPLAEARGEVAYAASFIEWFAEEAKRAYGDVIPAHAADKRILVQKEPVGVTAAITPWNFPAAMITRKAGPALAVGCAMVLKPAPQTPFSALALAALAERAGIPAGLLSVLPADVATSREVGAELCENPVVRKLSFTGSTGVGIKLMEQCAPTLKKLSLELGGNAPFIVFDDADLDAAVEGAMISKYRNAGQTCVCANRIYVQDKVYDAFAAKLAAAVAKLKVGNGAEAGVTTGPLIDANAVAKVRQHLDDALSKGARVIAGGNGLGGNFFEPTILVDVPTSARVAKEETFGPLAPLFRFRDEEDVIAQANDTEFGLAAYFYARDLGRVFRVADALEYGMVGINTGLISTEVAPFGGMKASGLGREGSKYGLDEYLEIKYLCLGGI comes from the coding sequence ATGGAACTGAAAGACCCCAGCCTGTTCCGCCAGCAGGCCTACGTGAACGGTCATTGGTGCGAGGCCGACAGCGGCGCGCGGACCGACATCTTCAACCCGGCCAGCGGCGAGAAGCTGGGCAGCGTGCCGAACATGGGCCGTGCCGAGACCCGCCGTGCCATCGAGGCGGCGCGCGTAGCGCAGCCGGCCTGGCGCAAGCTGACCGCCAAGGAGCGCGCCGCCCGCCTGCGCCAGTGGTACGAGCTGATCCTCGCCAACCAGGAAGACCTGGCGCAGATCATGACCGCCGAGCAGGGCAAGCCGCTGGCCGAGGCTAGAGGCGAGGTGGCCTACGCCGCGTCTTTCATCGAGTGGTTCGCCGAGGAGGCCAAGCGCGCCTATGGCGACGTGATCCCGGCGCATGCCGCCGACAAGCGCATCCTGGTGCAGAAGGAGCCGGTCGGCGTCACCGCGGCGATCACCCCGTGGAACTTCCCGGCGGCGATGATCACCCGCAAGGCCGGCCCGGCGCTGGCGGTGGGCTGCGCCATGGTGCTCAAGCCGGCACCGCAGACCCCCTTCTCCGCCCTGGCCCTGGCCGCCCTGGCCGAGCGCGCCGGCATCCCGGCCGGCCTGCTCAGCGTGCTGCCGGCGGACGTCGCCACCAGCCGCGAGGTGGGCGCCGAGCTGTGCGAGAATCCGGTGGTGCGCAAGCTGTCGTTCACCGGCTCGACCGGCGTCGGCATCAAGCTGATGGAGCAGTGTGCGCCGACCCTGAAGAAGCTGTCGCTGGAGCTGGGCGGCAATGCGCCCTTCATCGTGTTCGACGACGCCGACCTGGATGCCGCGGTCGAAGGCGCGATGATCTCCAAGTACCGCAACGCCGGACAGACCTGCGTGTGCGCCAACCGCATCTATGTGCAGGACAAGGTCTACGACGCCTTCGCCGCCAAGCTGGCCGCCGCAGTGGCCAAGCTCAAAGTGGGCAACGGCGCCGAGGCCGGCGTGACCACCGGCCCGCTGATCGACGCCAATGCCGTGGCCAAGGTGCGCCAGCACCTCGACGACGCGCTGAGCAAGGGCGCGCGGGTGATCGCCGGCGGCAACGGCCTGGGTGGCAACTTCTTCGAGCCGACTATTCTGGTCGATGTGCCGACCAGCGCGCGAGTCGCCAAGGAAGAGACCTTCGGCCCGCTGGCCCCGCTGTTCCGCTTCCGCGACGAGGAGGACGTGATCGCCCAGGCCAACGACACCGAGTTCGGCCTGGCCGCCTACTTCTACGCCCGCGACCTCGGCCGCGTGTTCCGCGTGGCCGATGCGCTGGAGTATGGCATGGTCGGCATCAACACCGGCCTGATCTCCACCGAGGTGGCGCCGTTCGGCGGCATGAAGGCTTCCGGCCTCGGCCGCGAGGGCTCCAAGTACGGTCTCGACGAGTATCTCGAGATCAAGTACCTGTGCCTCGGCGGCATCTGA
- a CDS encoding D-hexose-6-phosphate mutarotase, translated as MTQSTPHIRREQFDDLPCWRVRTANADLLIAEQGAQILSYRQGDEPPLIWLSEQARGLRGQSVRGGVPVCWPWFGDLARNPAALLAQYRGEAAPFHGLVRNLPWECRESVIDGDEARLLFACPQAESGLPDWPHAVDVELEIRLGDRLQLQLRSHNRGQRPVWLSQALHSYFAVSDIHKVSIAGLDGSRYIETLDGWREYRQAGPLQFAGETDRIYLDLPPRLELRDTGWQRRICLQSRSSRSAVLWNPWIDKAQRLSQFAEDAWQRMLCIETANVLDDCVQLAGGESHSLELCLWGEPLSSQG; from the coding sequence GTGACCCAGTCCACCCCGCATATCCGCCGCGAACAGTTCGACGACCTGCCCTGCTGGCGGGTCCGGACCGCCAACGCCGACCTGCTGATCGCCGAACAGGGCGCGCAGATCCTCAGCTATCGGCAGGGCGACGAGCCGCCGCTGATCTGGCTCAGCGAACAGGCCCGCGGCCTGCGCGGCCAGTCGGTGCGCGGTGGCGTGCCGGTATGCTGGCCATGGTTCGGCGACCTCGCGCGCAATCCCGCCGCCCTGCTCGCCCAGTATCGTGGCGAGGCCGCGCCCTTCCATGGCCTGGTGCGCAACCTGCCATGGGAATGCCGGGAAAGCGTGATCGACGGCGACGAGGCGCGTCTGCTGTTCGCCTGCCCGCAGGCGGAAAGCGGTCTGCCCGACTGGCCCCATGCCGTCGATGTGGAACTGGAGATCCGTCTTGGTGACCGTCTGCAGCTGCAACTGCGCAGCCACAACCGCGGCCAGCGTCCGGTGTGGCTCAGTCAGGCCCTGCACAGCTATTTCGCCGTCAGCGATATCCACAAGGTGAGCATCGCGGGGCTGGACGGCTCACGCTACATCGAAACCCTCGACGGCTGGCGCGAGTACCGCCAGGCAGGCCCGCTGCAGTTCGCCGGAGAAACCGACCGCATCTACCTGGACCTGCCGCCGCGTCTGGAGCTACGGGATACCGGCTGGCAGCGGCGCATCTGCCTGCAAAGCCGTAGCTCGCGTTCGGCCGTGCTGTGGAACCCGTGGATCGACAAGGCACAGCGCCTGTCGCAATTCGCTGAGGATGCCTGGCAGCGCATGCTGTGCATCGAAACCGCCAACGTGCTGGACGACTGCGTGCAACTGGCCGGCGGCGAGAGTCACAGCCTGGAGCTGTGCCTGTGGGGCGAGCCGCTGAGTTCACAAGGCTGA
- a CDS encoding efflux RND transporter periplasmic adaptor subunit: MRKGLIAAALLLTLGALLWWWQRPQPLPVTLLTVQRGPVESLVANSRAGTLKACRRSQLSFNLGAPVAERLVTEGERVQAGQVLMRLRQDDQQARLAEAEARLLLQRNARVRQCAQAELDGREVARLRRLAERRLAAADLLDRAQTQARLSALQCEAAAAQVAEAEAAVALQRALLDQKTLRAPFAGIVAEINGEVGEFVTPSPPGIPTPPAVDLIDDSCLYVEAPIDEVEAARVALGMPVRISLDAFRGQSFAGTVSRIAPFVRELEKQARTVDIEVRFRAPPPQLALLTGYSADVEILLEQREGVLRIPSESLLDGRRVLRYDTASGVLRAVEVQTGLANWRWTEVRAGLEEGARILASLEQEGLGDGVAVSPRNGAPPP; the protein is encoded by the coding sequence ATGCGCAAGGGCTTGATCGCGGCGGCGCTGCTGCTGACGCTGGGCGCCCTGCTGTGGTGGTGGCAGCGGCCGCAGCCGCTGCCGGTGACGCTGCTGACCGTGCAGCGCGGGCCGGTGGAGAGCCTGGTGGCCAACAGCCGCGCCGGTACCCTCAAGGCCTGTCGTCGCTCGCAGCTGTCGTTCAACCTCGGTGCGCCGGTGGCCGAGCGCCTGGTGACGGAGGGCGAGCGGGTGCAGGCCGGTCAGGTGCTGATGCGCCTGCGCCAGGACGACCAGCAGGCACGTCTGGCCGAGGCCGAGGCGCGCCTGCTCCTGCAGCGCAATGCGCGCGTGCGCCAGTGCGCTCAGGCCGAGCTGGACGGCCGCGAGGTGGCCCGTCTGCGCCGCCTCGCCGAGCGCCGCCTGGCGGCGGCGGATCTGCTCGACCGGGCGCAGACCCAGGCGCGGCTGTCCGCCCTGCAGTGCGAGGCGGCTGCCGCGCAGGTCGCCGAAGCCGAGGCAGCTGTGGCCCTGCAGCGCGCGCTGCTCGACCAGAAGACCCTGCGGGCGCCCTTCGCCGGCATAGTCGCGGAGATCAACGGCGAGGTCGGCGAGTTCGTCACCCCCTCGCCGCCGGGCATCCCCACGCCGCCAGCGGTGGATCTGATCGACGACAGCTGCCTGTACGTCGAGGCGCCGATCGACGAGGTGGAAGCCGCCCGCGTGGCGCTCGGCATGCCGGTGCGCATCAGCCTGGATGCCTTCCGCGGCCAGTCCTTCGCCGGCACGGTCAGCCGCATCGCGCCCTTCGTGCGCGAGCTGGAAAAGCAGGCGCGCACCGTCGACATCGAGGTGCGCTTCCGCGCGCCGCCGCCGCAACTCGCCCTGCTCACCGGCTACAGCGCCGACGTCGAGATCCTCCTCGAGCAGCGCGAGGGGGTATTGCGCATTCCCAGCGAGAGCCTGCTCGACGGCCGGCGGGTGCTGCGTTACGACACCGCGAGCGGCGTGCTGCGCGCGGTGGAGGTGCAGACCGGGCTGGCCAACTGGCGCTGGACCGAGGTGCGCGCCGGCCTTGAGGAGGGCGCGCGCATCCTCGCCAGCCTGGAGCAGGAGGGGCTGGGCGACGGGGTGGCGGTGAGTCCCCGCAATGGAGCGCCGCCACCATGA
- a CDS encoding ABC transporter ATP-binding protein codes for MIRLRGVTRCFHLGEQRVMGLEAVDLDIAAGEYLSVMGPSGSGKSTLLNVLGLLDVPDAGEYWLDGEPTAALDEVRRAALRSRHIGFVFQSYHLIPRLTALENIELPMLLAGIEPAERRRRSARLVERLSLGDRVAHRPGELSGGQRQRVAIARAMVMQPALLLADEPTGNLDSHSGAEVVELLEELNRDGLTLLIVTHDAALGARARRSLGMRDGRIVSDRQQGGAA; via the coding sequence ATGATCCGCCTGCGCGGGGTGACGCGCTGCTTTCACCTCGGCGAGCAGCGGGTGATGGGGCTGGAGGCAGTGGATCTGGACATCGCCGCCGGCGAGTACCTGTCGGTGATGGGGCCGTCCGGTTCCGGCAAGTCGACCCTGCTCAACGTGCTGGGCCTGCTCGATGTCCCGGACGCCGGCGAATACTGGCTGGACGGCGAGCCGACCGCGGCGCTCGACGAGGTCCGCCGCGCGGCGCTGCGCAGCCGCCACATCGGCTTCGTGTTCCAGTCCTACCACCTGATCCCGCGCCTCACCGCCCTGGAGAACATCGAGCTGCCGATGCTGCTGGCCGGCATCGAGCCTGCCGAGCGGCGCCGGCGCAGTGCCCGGCTGGTCGAGCGGCTGAGCCTGGGCGACCGGGTGGCGCACCGTCCCGGCGAGCTGTCCGGCGGCCAGCGCCAGCGCGTGGCGATCGCCCGGGCGATGGTCATGCAGCCGGCGTTGCTGCTGGCCGACGAGCCGACCGGCAACCTCGACAGCCACTCCGGCGCCGAGGTGGTGGAGCTGCTCGAGGAGCTCAACCGCGACGGTCTGACCCTGCTGATCGTCACCCATGACGCGGCCCTGGGCGCTCGCGCCCGGCGCAGCCTGGGCATGCGCGACGGCCGGATCGTCAGCGACCGCCAGCAGGGCGGGGCGGCCTGA